A region of Reichenbachiella carrageenanivorans DNA encodes the following proteins:
- a CDS encoding MarR family winged helix-turn-helix transcriptional regulator yields MKFEEEIKQSSFKNAREKAVINILYTGNWLRDHSEKVLKPNGINEQHFNILRILRGRHPLTICPGEIKEVLINKRGDLTRLLDKLVANGMVERDINPDNRRMINLKITDKGLGLLAKLDSVMEEQSQTYNALTEEESNLLSDLLDKLRG; encoded by the coding sequence ATGAAATTCGAAGAAGAAATCAAACAGTCGTCATTTAAAAACGCTAGAGAAAAAGCCGTTATCAATATATTATATACAGGCAACTGGCTTCGGGATCATAGTGAAAAGGTATTGAAGCCTAATGGTATCAATGAGCAACATTTCAATATTCTAAGGATACTGAGAGGTAGACACCCGCTCACCATATGCCCAGGGGAGATCAAAGAAGTGTTGATCAATAAGCGTGGGGATTTGACACGGCTCTTAGACAAGCTAGTGGCCAATGGAATGGTGGAACGTGACATTAATCCCGATAACCGTAGAATGATAAACTTAAAAATCACCGATAAAGGATTGGGTTTGTTAGCCAAGCTAGACAGCGTAATGGAAGAACAAAGCCAAACGTATAATGCGCTGACTGAAGAAGAATCTAACCTGCTAAGTGATCTTTTGGACAAGCTCCGAGGGTAA
- a CDS encoding DUF1338 domain-containing protein, whose protein sequence is MQYEEIIDIFWEEYLKTTPSAGKIHELLEAKGEKISNDHIAFRTFNHPSINVEQLAKPFLACGYVEKDDYVFEEKKLRAKHYEHPDVDAPKIFISELLLEEFSEKLQSLILKKINEIPLGLMATNATIFSGRPWGTISHETYLKLREESEYAAWMYVYGFCANHFTINVNQLTSMASLEEMNSFLKANGFAMNVSGGEVKGSPEALLEQSSILADKKAIDFAEGSFEIPSCYYEFARRYEGANGQLFNGFIAKSADKIFESTNAG, encoded by the coding sequence ATGCAATACGAAGAAATCATCGACATTTTTTGGGAAGAGTATCTGAAGACAACTCCTTCTGCTGGTAAAATTCATGAACTACTGGAGGCGAAAGGTGAAAAGATTAGCAATGATCATATTGCATTCCGTACGTTCAATCACCCAAGTATTAATGTAGAGCAATTGGCGAAGCCGTTTTTGGCTTGTGGCTATGTGGAGAAAGACGATTATGTTTTTGAAGAAAAAAAATTGAGAGCTAAGCATTATGAGCATCCCGATGTGGATGCGCCGAAAATTTTTATTAGTGAGTTGCTCCTCGAAGAGTTTTCCGAAAAATTGCAAAGCCTGATTTTGAAGAAAATCAATGAAATCCCATTAGGTTTGATGGCAACTAATGCTACGATCTTTTCTGGGAGACCTTGGGGTACGATCTCGCATGAGACATATCTAAAGCTCAGAGAGGAGTCGGAATATGCTGCTTGGATGTATGTGTATGGCTTTTGTGCCAATCATTTCACGATTAATGTTAATCAGTTGACATCTATGGCATCTTTGGAAGAGATGAACAGCTTTCTGAAAGCCAATGGGTTTGCGATGAATGTGTCGGGAGGGGAGGTCAAAGGGTCTCCAGAGGCCTTGCTAGAACAGTCGAGTATATTGGCCGATAAAAAAGCGATAGATTTTGCAGAGGGATCGTTTGAAATACCTTCGTGTTATTATGAGTTTGCCAGAAGGTACGAAGGAGCTAATGGCCAGTTATTCAATGGATTTATAGCTAAATCTGCAGATAAAATTTTTGAGAGCACGAATGCTGGGTGA
- a CDS encoding DUF3078 domain-containing protein yields MKKYLLAILLSIPATIYAQSDTTYWNKGGSFGLNFTQSSLTNWSAGGSNTVAGAVYFNYIFDYQKESVLWQNTIDMGIGWIKEARSSSQKADDRLVLTSSYGRKITSTNDKWYYNATIDFRTQFANGYNEDDVEHNSPISKFLAPGYLMASMGIDWRPNEYFNVTLSPVTGKFTFVNDDALSAAGAFGVDPGKKSRAEFGASLKATFNKEIFTNGHFTSNLLLFTDYIESNGKVDVNWENILTLKVNSWLSANIYNQIIYDYDIKFYDVDANGDNILSTETDKWQFKNIIGLGLSFQFGGTRG; encoded by the coding sequence ATGAAGAAGTATCTATTAGCCATTTTACTCAGTATACCCGCTACCATTTACGCACAATCAGACACCACTTACTGGAACAAAGGAGGGTCGTTTGGTCTCAATTTCACACAATCCTCATTAACCAACTGGTCTGCTGGAGGTAGCAATACCGTCGCAGGTGCTGTATATTTCAACTACATCTTTGATTATCAGAAAGAAAGTGTACTTTGGCAAAATACCATCGACATGGGTATTGGGTGGATCAAGGAAGCCAGAAGTTCTAGCCAAAAAGCCGACGATAGATTGGTACTCACCTCTAGCTACGGTAGAAAAATAACTTCAACTAACGATAAGTGGTACTACAATGCAACCATCGACTTCAGAACACAATTCGCTAATGGATACAATGAAGACGACGTAGAACACAACAGTCCGATATCAAAATTTTTAGCCCCTGGCTACTTGATGGCTTCAATGGGTATCGACTGGAGACCAAATGAGTACTTCAACGTAACTCTAAGCCCTGTGACAGGTAAATTCACTTTCGTGAATGACGATGCACTATCTGCTGCTGGTGCTTTTGGTGTAGATCCCGGCAAAAAATCAAGAGCCGAATTTGGAGCTAGTTTAAAAGCGACCTTCAACAAAGAAATTTTCACCAATGGACATTTCACTTCCAACCTACTCCTATTCACTGATTACATTGAAAGCAATGGCAAAGTAGATGTGAACTGGGAAAACATATTGACACTAAAAGTAAACAGCTGGTTATCTGCTAACATTTACAATCAAATCATATATGATTATGATATCAAATTTTATGACGTAGATGCAAATGGCGACAATATCCTATCTACTGAAACTGATAAATGGCAGTTTAAAAATATCATCGGATTGGGGCTGTCGTTCCAATTTGGAGGCACAAGAGGTTAA
- a CDS encoding DUF5686 and carboxypeptidase regulatory-like domain-containing protein, with the protein MLNSFAARASTLLLLLLSSYASRSQGIKGTIRSANGESLPYATIYVRNLETGTTSNDQGYFEYPLPTGKYDLVFQYLGYQSVVQYVEVTKGFAEVNIRLEPQTIVLKDVEVRAGKEDPAYTIMRKAIAKAKFHQQQLDGYEAEVYIKGSGRLIDSPFFLRKEMAKEGLDSTTAFVTESISKVKYTRPNTYEEKVLSIRSDGQDNNTSPLEYLRGSFYDPMVGQAVSPLSPKAFGYYRFEYLGTFKDRDYEVSKIRVIPRSKGDDLFVGELSIVEDYWSIHSLHLATSYMGINFIIHQIYNPIENKVWLPISHQFDVNGTFFGFEFEYNYLATVKNYQIKMNKDLEVDLVIIDEKVDKELATKLEAQNKNMEPETTQKLQSGKELTRKELRKVLRDYEKLEMKRDTISDVQYITNVTIDSSAYKMDSTFWQAVRPVPLSKYEIKGYQKMDSIALVNQKEAEGDTVKTKQGKEGFRAYDLLLGNTYKLGDKSHLELKPSLLSLNFNTVEGYNFIYELAYTKTFENKTWLEVTPLIRYGFSIHQLQSKLKTTYKFGDQSLALEGGRYMYQINSKVPIYPIINSLTTLMLESNYMKIYQKEFVALNYKHQISDKYRVGISAEYANRIPLENQTNHTWFNQSDKMYTPNAPINVELGQTNFVVHQAFLTGVKFSMKPWQKYYIKNNEQQAINHTSPEITVAYDNAIPLADAEISFHRWSIEVEQSLDVGIRGRLNYRAGGGGLLAKDSISFLDYNHFMGNRTPVQDIDVVKSFRLLPYYNFSTSRSYFNLLTHYQFRKLFLSRFKFARKRGVKESVFVNYLGTESSLNYAEAGYSIDNIFRLFRIEGVAAFQDGVYLDWGIRFGVAAYLEEMFDFE; encoded by the coding sequence ATGCTAAACTCATTTGCCGCAAGGGCTAGTACCCTGTTGTTACTGCTTTTGTCTTCTTATGCCTCTCGATCCCAAGGAATCAAAGGCACCATTCGATCCGCTAATGGAGAATCGCTACCCTATGCTACGATATATGTGAGAAATCTGGAGACTGGCACGACCTCCAACGATCAGGGGTATTTCGAATATCCTTTGCCTACAGGCAAATATGATTTAGTTTTTCAATATTTGGGGTACCAGTCAGTGGTCCAGTATGTGGAAGTGACAAAAGGCTTCGCGGAAGTGAACATCCGACTAGAGCCACAAACGATCGTACTCAAAGATGTGGAAGTGAGAGCAGGTAAAGAAGATCCTGCCTACACCATTATGCGAAAAGCAATTGCCAAGGCCAAATTTCATCAGCAACAACTAGATGGCTATGAGGCCGAGGTGTACATCAAAGGTTCGGGGCGACTCATCGACTCTCCCTTCTTTTTGAGAAAAGAAATGGCCAAGGAAGGGTTGGATTCTACTACGGCCTTTGTGACAGAATCTATTTCAAAGGTGAAATATACTAGGCCCAATACTTATGAAGAAAAAGTGCTTTCTATTCGTAGCGACGGTCAGGACAACAATACCAGTCCACTAGAATACCTTAGAGGAAGTTTTTATGACCCGATGGTAGGTCAGGCGGTTTCTCCTTTGTCCCCAAAAGCATTTGGTTATTATCGGTTTGAATATCTAGGGACTTTCAAAGACCGAGACTATGAGGTTAGCAAAATTCGAGTGATACCTCGATCCAAGGGCGACGACCTTTTTGTAGGTGAGCTGTCCATTGTGGAGGATTATTGGAGTATTCATAGTTTACATTTGGCGACTAGTTATATGGGGATCAATTTTATCATTCATCAAATCTATAACCCGATTGAAAATAAAGTTTGGCTGCCGATCAGTCACCAATTTGATGTGAATGGAACGTTTTTCGGTTTCGAATTCGAGTATAATTACCTCGCTACGGTCAAAAATTATCAAATAAAAATGAACAAAGACTTGGAGGTAGACCTGGTAATTATCGATGAAAAGGTGGATAAGGAATTGGCAACTAAGCTAGAAGCGCAAAACAAAAATATGGAGCCAGAGACGACTCAAAAACTACAATCAGGAAAAGAGCTGACTCGAAAGGAGTTGAGAAAAGTCCTGCGCGATTATGAAAAGCTGGAGATGAAAAGGGATACTATTTCTGACGTGCAGTACATCACTAATGTGACCATAGACTCTTCTGCGTACAAAATGGATTCTACATTCTGGCAGGCTGTTCGACCTGTCCCATTGTCTAAGTATGAAATCAAAGGCTATCAAAAAATGGATAGTATAGCATTGGTAAATCAAAAGGAAGCAGAAGGAGATACTGTGAAAACTAAGCAAGGAAAAGAAGGTTTTAGGGCTTACGACTTGCTGTTGGGCAATACTTATAAGCTTGGGGATAAGTCTCATTTAGAATTAAAACCGTCATTGCTCAGTCTCAATTTCAATACGGTAGAAGGTTATAATTTCATCTATGAGCTGGCTTATACCAAGACGTTTGAAAACAAAACTTGGCTAGAAGTGACGCCGCTGATACGGTACGGTTTTTCTATTCATCAGTTGCAGAGCAAACTCAAAACGACCTATAAGTTTGGAGACCAAAGCTTGGCCTTAGAAGGGGGTAGGTATATGTATCAGATCAATTCAAAAGTACCTATTTATCCCATTATCAATTCGCTTACCACACTCATGCTAGAGAGCAACTACATGAAAATCTACCAGAAGGAATTTGTGGCGTTGAATTATAAACATCAAATATCGGATAAGTATAGGGTTGGGATCTCTGCTGAATATGCCAACCGCATCCCTTTAGAAAACCAGACCAATCATACCTGGTTCAACCAAAGTGACAAAATGTACACTCCTAATGCACCCATAAATGTGGAATTAGGTCAAACAAATTTTGTTGTTCATCAGGCCTTTCTTACTGGAGTAAAATTCTCGATGAAACCTTGGCAGAAATACTACATAAAAAACAATGAACAGCAAGCCATTAACCATACTTCGCCAGAGATCACTGTAGCCTACGACAATGCAATACCACTAGCTGATGCCGAAATTTCCTTTCATAGATGGTCTATAGAAGTAGAGCAGAGCTTGGATGTAGGTATTAGAGGGCGATTGAATTATCGGGCTGGAGGAGGTGGATTGCTGGCTAAAGACAGCATTAGTTTTTTGGATTACAATCACTTTATGGGTAATCGTACGCCTGTACAAGATATTGATGTAGTGAAGAGCTTTCGACTACTGCCCTATTATAATTTTAGTACGAGCAGGTCTTACTTTAACCTGCTCACCCACTATCAGTTTAGAAAATTATTCCTTTCCAGGTTCAAATTTGCTAGAAAAAGAGGGGTAAAGGAGAGTGTCTTTGTTAATTATCTAGGTACAGAATCTTCGCTCAATTATGCAGAAGCTGGCTATAGTATCGACAATATCTTTCGCTTATTTAGAATTGAAGGAGTGGCGGCTTTTCAAGATGGAGTATACTTAGATTGGGGTATACGATTTGGAGTAGCGGCTTACCTAGAGGAGATGTTTGATTTTGAATAA
- a CDS encoding DUF1987 domain-containing protein, translating to MKGYFIRSSRVTPSVYFNPKKELLDLRGKSSPENPLSFYGSLLLNMDRYVKSSAGNITVNLAFEYFNTSSSKCIFNLLRKLDTINQLGKRVIVNWYYEDGDEDMLEAGEDFSSFFGYRFNFVSVPVINTLGEETEKEPQLSAA from the coding sequence ATGAAAGGATATTTCATCAGATCATCAAGAGTAACGCCATCGGTGTACTTCAATCCAAAGAAGGAACTACTAGATCTTAGAGGGAAGTCGAGTCCTGAAAATCCTTTGAGCTTTTATGGTTCGCTTTTGTTGAACATGGATCGATATGTAAAAAGCTCAGCAGGTAATATTACTGTGAATTTAGCGTTTGAATATTTTAACACCAGTTCTTCAAAGTGCATTTTTAACTTGCTAAGAAAACTAGATACTATTAATCAGCTAGGAAAAAGAGTTATTGTGAACTGGTATTACGAAGACGGAGATGAGGATATGTTGGAAGCAGGAGAGGATTTTAGTTCGTTTTTCGGATACAGATTCAATTTTGTTTCAGTGCCAGTGATCAATACTTTAGGAGAAGAAACAGAAAAAGAGCCACAGTTAAGCGCGGCGTAA
- a CDS encoding DinB family protein, translating to MKNIKNLLLTQALILCGLSAFAQQALTKEEKSTAINYLKQSQSELLIAVKDLSDAQLNYKPSDEVWSIAETMEHIAISEKNIFGIVEMTLKTDPDPSKRDEVSMSDEQLLAIITSRDQKVKTRPEFEPSNSFGSFQGSLDAFNAKRKSNIQFVKKTKEDLRDRYFDLPFGKADAYQVILFMSGHTQRHMKQIVELIKSEDFPQS from the coding sequence ATGAAGAATATTAAGAACCTTTTATTGACTCAGGCACTGATCCTATGTGGGCTCTCGGCTTTTGCCCAACAGGCCTTGACAAAAGAAGAAAAAAGCACAGCTATCAACTACCTAAAGCAATCTCAAAGCGAGCTACTAATTGCTGTAAAAGACCTGTCAGATGCCCAACTAAACTACAAACCGAGTGATGAGGTATGGTCGATTGCCGAAACGATGGAGCACATTGCTATTTCTGAAAAGAATATTTTTGGCATTGTAGAGATGACACTAAAAACTGACCCTGACCCATCGAAGAGAGATGAAGTATCCATGTCTGATGAGCAATTGCTAGCAATAATCACAAGCAGAGATCAAAAGGTAAAAACACGTCCAGAATTTGAACCAAGCAACAGTTTCGGGTCTTTTCAAGGGTCGCTAGATGCATTCAACGCAAAGAGAAAATCCAATATTCAATTTGTAAAAAAGACTAAAGAAGATTTGAGAGACAGGTATTTTGATCTTCCTTTTGGCAAAGCAGATGCGTATCAGGTGATCCTATTTATGAGTGGGCATACGCAGCGTCATATGAAGCAAATCGTAGAACTCATCAAAAGCGAAGATTTCCCACAAAGCTAA
- a CDS encoding DoxX family protein has protein sequence MKKLAQLLNGQNAQDQGKLLLRVILAFGMLFHGYGKLMGGAGHIAGMLQEAGIPGFIGYGVIIGEFVAPLMILVGFKSRLGGLAMSFTMVVAILMAHAGEIFSVNDHGSWAIELPAIYLVGGLAIALLGAGKYSVSKGQWD, from the coding sequence ATGAAAAAGTTAGCACAACTATTGAATGGCCAAAATGCTCAAGACCAAGGAAAACTGTTACTAAGAGTCATACTCGCATTTGGTATGCTCTTTCATGGCTATGGCAAACTCATGGGAGGCGCAGGGCACATCGCAGGTATGCTTCAAGAGGCAGGCATTCCTGGTTTTATTGGTTATGGTGTGATTATCGGAGAGTTTGTGGCTCCGCTTATGATATTAGTTGGCTTCAAGTCTAGACTTGGAGGGCTGGCTATGTCTTTCACTATGGTAGTGGCTATACTGATGGCCCACGCAGGTGAGATATTTAGTGTGAACGATCATGGCTCGTGGGCGATAGAGTTGCCTGCCATCTATTTGGTGGGTGGGCTTGCCATAGCATTGCTGGGCGCTGGCAAGTACAGCGTGTCTAAAGGGCAATGGGATTGA
- a CDS encoding Lrp/AsnC family transcriptional regulator, translated as MISQFDPIDKKILRRLSENARVPYSTLAKELNISNTMVHQRVNKLRQSGVIKNATFVFDPKVLGYTTEAMTRIEVTNAKYVNSLIAALKEIPEIVECSNITGKYALIIKIFAKDNSHLRDVLYGRIHPLAGVEGTDTTISFETAFQKNIAID; from the coding sequence ATGATTAGTCAATTTGACCCTATCGATAAAAAAATCCTTCGCCGTCTCAGCGAAAATGCTCGCGTACCATACTCGACACTAGCCAAAGAGCTAAATATATCCAACACGATGGTACACCAGCGAGTAAACAAACTTCGACAATCAGGAGTGATCAAAAATGCCACTTTTGTATTTGATCCTAAGGTGCTGGGCTACACCACCGAAGCCATGACAAGGATAGAAGTGACCAATGCTAAGTATGTGAACAGCCTCATTGCAGCACTCAAGGAAATCCCTGAGATCGTAGAGTGCTCCAATATTACTGGCAAGTATGCGCTCATTATCAAGATATTTGCCAAGGACAACAGCCACCTTCGAGATGTATTATATGGTCGTATTCACCCACTAGCGGGAGTAGAAGGCACAGACACTACCATTTCTTTTGAAACGGCTTTTCAAAAAAATATCGCTATTGATTGA
- a CDS encoding NADPH-dependent FMN reductase has protein sequence MKKVIAFAGSNSSTSINVQLVKYASSLVEAAEVEFVDLRGYDAPIYSADIEKVGIPQPIQDLVAKLKEADAYIIGTPEHNGSLTAFLKNTIDWASRVEAKFLGGKPVLLLSTSAGKRGAAGSLEDLNVKMKYFAGEVAATYSLGLFNETFDRKQGQITDEKRQKELAAAVAQFEKSLL, from the coding sequence ATGAAAAAAGTAATCGCCTTTGCAGGCAGTAATAGTTCTACGTCCATCAATGTACAATTGGTAAAATACGCTTCCTCACTTGTGGAAGCTGCGGAGGTGGAGTTTGTAGACCTTAGAGGGTATGATGCTCCTATATATAGTGCAGACATTGAAAAAGTGGGTATTCCACAGCCCATTCAGGATTTAGTGGCCAAATTGAAAGAAGCAGATGCCTATATCATAGGTACTCCCGAGCACAATGGTAGCCTGACAGCTTTTTTGAAAAATACGATAGACTGGGCCTCGCGAGTAGAAGCTAAGTTTTTGGGAGGGAAGCCTGTATTGCTACTCAGTACATCTGCAGGAAAGCGTGGAGCCGCTGGCAGCTTAGAAGACCTGAATGTCAAAATGAAATATTTTGCAGGAGAAGTGGCTGCCACGTATAGTTTGGGTTTGTTCAATGAAACCTTCGACCGCAAACAAGGTCAAATCACAGATGAAAAAAGACAAAAAGAACTGGCAGCAGCTGTTGCTCAGTTTGAAAAGTCATTATTATAA